GCAGGTGCCCCCGAAGGTCGAGTACTCGCTGACGGAGCTCGGCCGTGGCGCCTTGCCGATCATCGACCAGCTCGCCCGGTGGGGTGCCGACTATGCGGGCAGGATCGACGCCGAGGACTGAGCAGAATGCCCAGTGTGGCGCGTGCCAGCTAGGCATCCAGCCTGGTCAACGGGGCCTTCCATCGAGCGAACACCGCATTCCGCGCAATTGCGCCGGAAGTGCTTGTTCGAGCTTTTCAATGTGAGTAGCCTCACAAGTAAGAGCTGCATGTGACGATGGCGTCCAGAGGGGCTCCGGGCGATCCCTGGAGTGACTCGGCCGCGGCGAAGGGAAGTTGACTATCGTGCCCGACCTCAATCCCCACCACCCCGGGGAAGAAATGCTCCAGGTGCTCGCCCCGAGCGGAGAGCGCCTGCCGGAGCCCCAGCTGGACTCCTGGCTCCAGGATCTCGACGGCGGTGACGGCACCGCCGTTCTGGCCGGACTCTACGAGGACATGGTGGTGATCCGGCGGATCGACGCCGAAGCCACCGCCCTCCAGCGCCAGGGTGAGCTGGCCCTCTGGCCGCCGCTCCTCGGGCAGGAGGCCGCGCAGATCGGCTCCGGCCGGGCGCTGCGCCAGGACGACTTCGTGTTCTCCAGCTACCGCGAGAACGGCGTGGCCTACTGCCGCGGCGTGGACCTCAGCGAGATCCTCCGGGTCTGGCGCGGCAACGCCTCCTCCGGCTGGGACCCGTTCGCCATCAACATGGCCACACCGCAGATCATCATCGGCGCCCAGACGCTCCACGCGGTCGGTTACGCGATGGGCATCCAGTTCGACGGCGCGGACGCGGCCGCGGTCGCGTACTTCGGCGACGGCGCCACGAGCGAGGGCGATGTCAACGAGGCGATGGTGTTCGCCGCGAGCTACCAGGCGCCCGCCATCTTCTTCTGCCAGAACAACCACTGGGCCATCTCCGAGCCCGTGAGCCTCCAGAGCCACATCACCCTGGCCGAGCGGGCCGGCGGCTTCGGCATCCCGCACCTGCGGGTCGACGGCAACGATGTGCTGGCGGTGCTCGCGGCCACCCGTATCGCCCTGGACCGTGCCCGGCAGGGCGGCGGTCCGAGCTTCATCGAAGCGGTGACCTATCGCATGGGACCGCACACGACGGCGGACGATCCCACCCGCTATCGGGATGCCAACGAACTCGAGGACTGGGCCGCCAAGGATCCGATCGCCCGGCTGGAGCGTCACCTCGAGGCGACCGGCGTGCTGGACGACGCCCTGCGGCAGAGGGTGGCCGCCAAAGCCGACGAGGTGGCCGCCGTCGTCCGTGCAGGGGTCATCTCCATGCCCGAACCCGAGGCACTCGACGTGTTCAAGCACGTCTACGCCACGCCGAATCCCTGGCTCGACCGCCAGGAGGACCACTACCGGCGATATCTGGACCAGTTCGACCACTCCGGCGCCACAGCCGGCGCGACCATCGAGGGAGGGCAGCGCTGATGGCGACCATGACCTTCGCCCGCGCGATCAATGCAGGGCTCCGGCGCGCCATGGAAGCAGACCCCAAAGTCCTTCTGATGGGGGAGGACATCGGGTCCCTCGGCGGCGTCTTCCGGATCACGGACGGCCTGCAGAAGGACTTCGGCGCCCACCGCGTCCTGGACACGCCCCTGGCGGAATCCGGCATCATCGGCACCGCGGTCGGCCTGGCGTACCGGGGCTACCGGCCGGTCTGCGAAATCCAGTTCGACGGGTTCATCTACCCGGCGTTCGACCAGATCGTCTCCCAGGTGGCCAAGCTGCACTACAGGACCCAGGGCCTCGTGAAGGTGCCGCTGACCATCCGCGTGCCGTTCGGCGGCGGCATCGGGTCGCCCGAGCACCACTCGGAATCGCCTGAGGCCTACTTCACCCACACCTCCGGGCTGCGGGTCATCTCCGTGTCGAACCCCCAGGACGCTTACACGATGATCCAGCAGGCGATCGCGTGTGACGACCCGGTCCTGTACTTCGAGCCGAAGCGCCGCTATCACGACCGCGGCGACGTGGACGAGTCGGTCGACCCGACGGCGGCGCTGTCCCTCGGGTCCGCGCGGGTGCTGACCGAAGGCCGCGACGTCACGCTGGTGACGTACGGTCCGCTCGTGAAGACGGCGTTGGATGTCGCGGTGGCGGCCGGGGACGAGGGCGTCTCCGTCGAGGTCATCGACCTGCGGTCCCTCTCACCGGTCGACTACCCGGTGGTGGAGGCCTCGGTCCGGAAGACCGGCCGCCTGGTGATCACCCATGAGGCGGGGCAGAACGGCGGGCTCGGCGCGGAGATCGCGGCGAGCATCACCGAGCGGTGCTTCCACTATCTGGAACACGCCCCGGTGCGGGTCACGGGCTTCGACATCCCGTACCCGTACTCCAAGCTCGAATCCCACCACCTGCCGGACCTGGACCGCATCCTGGACGGCGTGGACCGGGCCATGGGGCGCGCCAATTCCCTCTCGAACCTCCCAGGAGCGGACGACTGACATGATCAAGGTTTTCAACCTGCCGGACCTGGGTGAAGGACTCACGGAATCCGAAGTGGTGGCCTGGAAGGTCGCTCCCGGCCAGGCGGTCGCCCTCAACGAGATCATCGCCGAGGTCGAGACGGCCAAGGCCGTCGTGGAACTGCCGTCACCCTTCACCGGCACCATCTCCGCGCTGCACGCGGATCCCGGGACGGTCGTGGAGGTGGGGCATCCGCTCGTCTCCTTCGACGTGATCGGCGCGGACGACGACGTCGCGCAGCCGCCTCAGCGCGAGGCGAACCTGGTCGGCTACGGCGCCCTCGTGGAGAAGGGTGGGCGTCCGGCCCGCCGCACGCGGGTGGCGGCGGCCGTCTCCCCGGGGGCGTCCGTGGCCCCGTCGGCCTCCGCTCCGTCGGCGGCCCCGGCACCGGTGTCGGCACCTGCACCCGTCCCGACACCCGCCGTCCCCGCACCCGCCGTCCCCGCGCCCGCCGCGACCGCACCTGTCGCGACGACCGCCCCGGCGCCCCGCGAGGAACGACCGCGGTCCACTCCTCCCGTGCGGAAACTGGCCAAGGACCTCGGCATCGACCTGGAACTCGTGCAGGGCACCGGGGAGCGGGGCCTCATCACCCGGGAGGACGTGCTGGCGTTCTCCGGGGTGGCCGCCGCGTCAGGTGGCGAGGCCGCGGGACAGGCCTCGGACGGCGGCGCGTCCGCGCTCACCGGGACGGTCGCGGGCGGGGAGGAGGCCGGCGTCGTCGGGCGGGAGACGCGCAGCCCCATCAAGGGGGTGCGCAAGCACACCGCGGCGGCGATGGTCGCGAGCGCGTTCACGGCGCCGCAGGTCTCCGAATTCCTCACGGTGGATGTCACGCCGACCATGGAACTGCTCGCCCGGATCAAGGCGGACCGTGCCTTCGCCGGGCTCAAGTTCACGCCGCTCACGCTCGTGGCCAAGGCCGTGCTCGTGGCGCTCGCGAACATTCCGACGCTCAACAGCCACTGGGATGAGGCCGCCCAGGAGATCGTCCAGTATCACTATGTGAATCTGGGCATCGCGGCGGCCACGCCCCGGGGGCTCACGGTGCCGAACATCAAGGACGCCCACACGCTCAGCCTGCGGGATCTGGCCGTGGCGCTCGCGGATCTGGCGGAGAAGGCACGCGCCGCCCGCACCACGCCCGCGGAGCTGAGTGGCGGGACGTTCACCATCACCAACATCGGCGTGTTCGGGATCGACGCCGGGACCCCGATGCTGTACCCGGGCGAGGCCGGGATCCTGGCCGTCGGAGCGGTGCGCCGGCAGCCGTGGGAGTACCAGGGGGAGGTTGCGCTGCGGCAGGTGCTGACCCTCAGCCTGTCCTTCGACCACCGACTGGTCGACGGGGAGCAGGGCTCCCGGTTCCTCGCCGATGTGGGCCGGATCCTGGCGGACCCGGGCATGGTCCTCACGATGATCTGAGGCGCCGGTCTGACGCCCTGGTTTGGGGGGGCGCCTTCAGGTGCCCGGCGAGCGGACGGGGCGTGCCTCAGTCCGTCCCGCCGGGCGCCGTGAGCGCGGCGTAGGCCATGGCCTCGAGCACGGGGCGCGCCGTCTTCGCCGGAACGGTCCGTCCACGTTCGCGGAGGGAGTGCGGGGTGGAGTTGATCAGGCCGAAACAGGCGTGGACCCGCAGTCGCCGTTCGCTGGGTCCCGCACCGGGCAGCTCGGCGCTGAGGGCCTGGACCCACAGTTCGACGTAGGCGCGCTGGAGCTCGCGCACCTGCTTACGGCTCGCCTCGGGGAGCGACTGGAAATCTCGGTCCTGGATCCGGATCACCTCCGGCTGGGACAGGGCGAAGTCGGTGTGGAACCGCACGAGGGCGCGGAGTGCCATGCCGTCCGGTCCCGAGTCCGCGGCC
The nucleotide sequence above comes from Arthrobacter woluwensis. Encoded proteins:
- the pdhA gene encoding pyruvate dehydrogenase (acetyl-transferring) E1 component subunit alpha: MLQVLAPSGERLPEPQLDSWLQDLDGGDGTAVLAGLYEDMVVIRRIDAEATALQRQGELALWPPLLGQEAAQIGSGRALRQDDFVFSSYRENGVAYCRGVDLSEILRVWRGNASSGWDPFAINMATPQIIIGAQTLHAVGYAMGIQFDGADAAAVAYFGDGATSEGDVNEAMVFAASYQAPAIFFCQNNHWAISEPVSLQSHITLAERAGGFGIPHLRVDGNDVLAVLAATRIALDRARQGGGPSFIEAVTYRMGPHTTADDPTRYRDANELEDWAAKDPIARLERHLEATGVLDDALRQRVAAKADEVAAVVRAGVISMPEPEALDVFKHVYATPNPWLDRQEDHYRRYLDQFDHSGATAGATIEGGQR
- a CDS encoding alpha-ketoacid dehydrogenase subunit beta, with translation MATMTFARAINAGLRRAMEADPKVLLMGEDIGSLGGVFRITDGLQKDFGAHRVLDTPLAESGIIGTAVGLAYRGYRPVCEIQFDGFIYPAFDQIVSQVAKLHYRTQGLVKVPLTIRVPFGGGIGSPEHHSESPEAYFTHTSGLRVISVSNPQDAYTMIQQAIACDDPVLYFEPKRRYHDRGDVDESVDPTAALSLGSARVLTEGRDVTLVTYGPLVKTALDVAVAAGDEGVSVEVIDLRSLSPVDYPVVEASVRKTGRLVITHEAGQNGGLGAEIAASITERCFHYLEHAPVRVTGFDIPYPYSKLESHHLPDLDRILDGVDRAMGRANSLSNLPGADD
- a CDS encoding dihydrolipoamide acetyltransferase family protein is translated as MIKVFNLPDLGEGLTESEVVAWKVAPGQAVALNEIIAEVETAKAVVELPSPFTGTISALHADPGTVVEVGHPLVSFDVIGADDDVAQPPQREANLVGYGALVEKGGRPARRTRVAAAVSPGASVAPSASAPSAAPAPVSAPAPVPTPAVPAPAVPAPAATAPVATTAPAPREERPRSTPPVRKLAKDLGIDLELVQGTGERGLITREDVLAFSGVAAASGGEAAGQASDGGASALTGTVAGGEEAGVVGRETRSPIKGVRKHTAAAMVASAFTAPQVSEFLTVDVTPTMELLARIKADRAFAGLKFTPLTLVAKAVLVALANIPTLNSHWDEAAQEIVQYHYVNLGIAAATPRGLTVPNIKDAHTLSLRDLAVALADLAEKARAARTTPAELSGGTFTITNIGVFGIDAGTPMLYPGEAGILAVGAVRRQPWEYQGEVALRQVLTLSLSFDHRLVDGEQGSRFLADVGRILADPGMVLTMI
- a CDS encoding TetR/AcrR family transcriptional regulator, translated to MSTTREEQVSESPATARSVAKEERRKALVSQAARLFADSGFAKVSLEALGAAVGMSGPAVYRHFPSKQAVLEELLLGVSRRLLDGGREVMDTAADSGPDGMALRALVRFHTDFALSQPEVIRIQDRDFQSLPEASRKQVRELQRAYVELWVQALSAELPGAGPSERRLRVHACFGLINSTPHSLRERGRTVPAKTARPVLEAMAYAALTAPGGTD